A segment of the Lelliottia amnigena genome:
TTAGACTGAAGCTCGCGGGTGATTTTATCCATACTGTGCTGAAGATTCTTGCTGTGACGCAAACTGTCATAGATCAGCTCAGGAATCTCCGGCATTTTTTCAATCCAGAACGGGGCTTTCTCTTTAAAAGAGCGCACCAGCGCAGGCAGACCGACCTGATCCTTGATCCACGACTCAAGGAAAGGTTTAGCGGTTTTCCATAAGTCTAACTGAGGATAGAGCTGCCGGCCTACGCCTTCGACGTAAAGTAATGTTTTTTGAAGTAAAACTAATTGCGGCTGCACTTCCATATTAAAACGTCGAGCCGTGTTAAAGAGATTCAGCAGGACGTGACCAAATGAGATTTCGGAAAGCGGCTTCTCAAAAATCGGCTCACATACGGTGCGAATCGCAAATTCAAACTCTTCAACGTTGGTATCAGGCGGGACCCAACCGGAATCGACGTGTAGCTCAGCCACCTTACGGTAATCACGATTGAAAAAGGCGATAAAGTTTTCCGCCAGATAGCGCTTATCTTCTTTGTTCAACGAGCCGACGATACCGCAGTCAATGCCGATATATTTCGGATCTTCCGGGTGCTCGTAACTGACAAAGATATTCCCCGGGTGCATATCGGCATGGAAAAAGCTGTCGCGGAAAACCTGGGTGAAGAAGACCTGCACGCCGCGCTCGGCCAGCAGTTTCATGTTCGTTCCCTGATTTTCCAGCGCCACGATATCCGACACGGGAATGCCGTAAATGCGCTCCATCACCATCATATCCTGGCTGCAATAGTCAGAATAAACTTCTGGCACGTAGAGCATCGAGCTATTTTCAAAGTTACGACGCAGCTGGATGGCGTTGGCAGATTCGCGCAGCAAATTGAGTTCATCGATGAGCGTTTTTTCATACTCACGCACCACTTCCAACGGGCGCAGTCGACGGCCATCTGGCAGTAAACGCGGAACCCAGCGCGCCAGGCGATAAATCAGCTTCATGTCCGCTTTGATAACCGGCAAAATATCCGGGCGAATCACTTTAATGACGATCTCTTTGCCGTTCTCTTTCAGGCGCGCGGTATGAACCTGCGCAATGGAAGCGGACGCCAAAGGCTTGATATCAAAATCATCAAACCAGGTTTCGACAGGGATATTCCCCATCGCCTCTTCGATCTGCTGCTTTGCCCGCGCACCGTCAAAGGGAGCAACACGGTCCTGCAGCAAGGCCAGCTGATCGGCAATTTGCGGCGGAAAAAGGTCGCGGCGAGTAGACAGCATCTGCCCAAACTTAATCCATACCGGTCCAAGCTCCTGTAGTGCCAGTCGTAACCGTTCGCCCAGCAGTTTGTCCTTGTGACGATTAGGCATCCAGAACAGCATCCGTCGCCAAATCCGCAGCGGCAGAGTGATTCGCATTTTGGGAATGAGTTCGTCGAGCCCGTAACTTAAAAAGGTGCGAACGATAAAATAGAGGCGCCGAATTTCACCAGGCGTCATTTGCCCTCCAGTTTTTCCAGCCGTTTGGTTAGCGCGTCGACTGCACGTTCAACGGCAGACGTTTCTTCCGCAAACCATGCTAATTCCAGCGTGCCTGGTGCCATCCGCCACTCTTCGGTAATCACCTCGGCAACATAGCGTTGCTGACGCTGTAACCCTTTACGTAAGAATGACGAGCCGCCACGAAGTACCTTGCTAATGCTTTCAGCGGCGATATCGCCAATGTAGGGTGCCAGCAGTTCAGCCGGATCAAACTCAGCCAGATCGGCAAGCGCCACAAAGTTCTGCACAACCTGCAGATCGCCTTCCACTTCCAGTTCGCCACTGCGAATCAGTGCGGTCAGTTGCTGACGGTCGCGGAGTTTCGGTAACACGCTCATATGGGTGATGACGGAGCAGTCGGCCTCACCTTCCCACTCGCCCAGCACATCAAGCTGACGTTCACTAAAGACCAGCACCAGCGGTGTGGAGAACTCCTTCAACACGATGCGAAGGACTTTACCGTTCAGACGCTGGCGAGCCGTTTTCAGCGCCGGAGAGCGATACAGAAACGTGTTCAGGACATTTTCGATGCCTGCGGTGACTAAGGGTTTAATAGGCATAGGCCGCTTCCACTCAGAACTTGTAGCCGCGATGCAGCGCAACAACACCGGCTGTCAGGTTGAAATACTCAACGTTCTCAAGGCCTGCATCCTGCATCATCGCTTTTAAGGTGTCCTGATCCGGGTGCATACGGATAGATTCCGCCAGATAGCGGTAGCTTTCGCCGTCGTTTGCCACCATTTCACCGATACGCGGTAAAACGTGGAACGAGTAGGCATCGTAGGCTTTGCTCAGCGGTTCGATAATAGGTTTGGAGAATTCGAGCACCAACAAACGGCCACCTGGCTTAAGCACGCGATACATAGAACGCAGCGCTTTTTCTTTATCGGTGACGTTACGCAGACCAAAAGAGATAGTGATGCAGTCAAACGTGTTATCCGGGAATGGCAGGGCTTCGGCATTGGCCTGAACATATTCAACGTTGCCGACAACGCCAATATTACGCAGCTTTTCACGCCCCCATTTTCAGCATGGAGTCATTGATATCTGCCAGCACCACGCGGCCGGTATCGCCAACCATACGGGAGAATTTCGCGGTTAAATCACCCGTACCACCCGCCAGATCCAGCACGGTTTGACCACGACGAACGCCGCTACAGTCGATAGTGAAGCGCTTCCACAAGCGATGAATTCCGAATGACATCAGGTCATTCATGACATCGTACTTTGCCGCCACGGAATGGAATACGTGGGCAACCATGTCAGCTTTCTGCGCTTTGGCGACAGTCTGAAAGCCAAAGTGTGTAGTATCTTGTGAATCGTCAACCATCTCAGTGCCTGCTAATCCGTCAAATGTTCGTGAAGTGTAACAGATTGGGCGCGTTTGCCCTACGATTCAACCACCCTGAAAGAATCGGTTTGCCTGCGTTTCGGACGACGCTTGTGCGGCTAAATCATTGTCTTGATTGTCTGTATTTTGCTCATTCACCCCGTCACGAAGGCGATATTCTTCATCCTGAGCCGTGGCCTGTTCGGCCAATTCCGGATTAATCTCGCGCTTGACCTCAACGCCCAGACTGCGAAATGCCTCAGCTTGTGAAAGCAGATTTCCTCGACCCGACGAGAGTTTTTTCATCGCCTGGCGGTAATTATCCTGTGCCCTGTCCAGGCTTTGCCCAACAGATGTCATGTCGTCCACAAACAGGCGCATTTTGTCGTACAGCTTGCTGGCGCGATCGGCAATTTGCTGCGCGTTACGGCTTTGATGCTCGTACCGCCACAGGTTTGCGATGGTGCGCAGCGCCACCAGCAGCGTGGTTGGGCTGACCAGCATAATATTGTTTTTCAACGCTTCGGTAATAAGTTCTGGTTGTCTGTCCAATGCCAGCAAAAATGCCGGTTCGACCGGAATAAACATCAGCACATAATCCAGCGAGCGCAGCCCTGGCAACTGTTGATAATCTTTTCGCCCCAACAGGCGAATGTGATTTCGTACCGAGGCGATGTGCTCCTGGAGTGCGGATTCGCGGGTGAAATCATCTTCGGCATTGAAGTAGCGCTCATAGGCTACCAGCGTCATTTTGGCGTCAATCACCACGTCTTTGCCCTGCGGCAGGCGCACGATGACATCGGGCTGCATCCGCGATCGGGTGTCGGTTTCAATGCTGACCTGCGTTTCGTATTCATACCCCTCGCGCAGACCAGAGGCTTCCAGCACGCGGGTGAGCACTACTTCGCCCCAGTTCCCCTGCGTTTTATTGTCGCCCTTGAGCGCACGCGTCAGGTTGACCGCCTCTTGCGCCATCTGCGCATTCAGCTGCTGGAGATTACGAATTTCATGCGCCAGCGTGTGGCGTTCACGTGACTCCTGGCCAAAGCTGTCCTGCACCTGACGACGAAAACCATCCAGTTGTTCACGAAGGGGGGGTCAGCAAACCGTTCAGGCTCTGACGATTCTGCTCATCAACGCGGCGGTTGCTCTGCTCAAAGATACGGTTAGCCAGATTTTCAAACTGCTCGCTCAGGCGCTGCTCGCTGTTGATCATCTGACGGATTTTGTCTTCGGCATGCAGCTGGGTGGATTCCAGACGGGTCGTGACTTCGCGCAGATCGGCTTCTAAAGAGGTATTGATATCACGCAGATTACGCAGCTCGTTGTTGAGCAATTCGCACTCTTCGCGCCAGTGTGCGCTCTGCGTAAGCTGTTGTTTTGCAGCACTGAGCTCAGCCACCATCTCTTCACGATCGGCCAGCTGATCGGCTTTATGTTGCGCATGCTGGTAGCTGGACATCAGCCAGCCCACACCCGCGCCCACCAGCGCAATGACTGCATAAATTAGGACTGAGATATCCACAACACCCCCTGCATCAAACCATTACCCGCACAAAATAGAATTGTGCTGTATAAACGTCCAGTTTGAAAGGGGTTTCCTGCGAGGCGCTACGCAAAAAGAAAAGGCCGAACGCGTCGGCCTTTTATCTGAAAGGGGAAACTAGATCAGGCGGCGAGCCGCTTCAACCACGATTTTCACCGCGTGGCTTTCGGTTTTCTTCATGGTTTCTGCGTTTGGAATTTCTTGCTGGGTGCGGTTAACGATGACGCCCGCCACCATACCGGCACGCAGACCCTGGCTTGCGCACATGGTTAGCAGCGTTGCAGATTCCATTTCATAGTTCATTACGCCCATGGACTGCCACTCTTCCATCGAACCTTTAAAGCGGTTCACCACGCGACCGGAGAAGGTGTCATAACGCTCCTGGCCTGGGTAGAAGGTGTCAGAAGAGGCAGTCACGCCGATGTGAGTCGTTGCGCCCACGGATTTCGCAGCTTCAACCAGCGCAGTGGTACATTCAAAATCTGCCACAGCCGGATATTCCATTGGCGCAAAGTGCAGGCTTGCACCGTCAAGACGCACAGATGCAGTGGTCACCAGCACGTCGCCGACGTTGATATGCGGCTGAATAGCGCCAGTTGTCCCGATACGCAGGAAAGTACGAATGCCCAGCTGTGCCAGCTCTTCAACAGCGATAGAGGTAGACGGACCACCGATACCGGTCGAACACACGATAACGGCTTTGCCATCCAGCTCTGCACGCCAGGTGGTGAATTCGCGATGCGCAGCCAGCTTAACCGGCTTATCCATCAGCGCGGCGATCTTTTCCACACGCTCAGGATCGCCAGGGACGATAGCCAGCGTAGCCCCTTGTAAATCGTTTTTAGTGAGGCCGAGATGAAAAACATCAGACTTAGACATAGGTGACTCCTCTGTGGGTCGGGTTGTCAGAAGAAGTAAAACGGTACTTTACAGAAGCCCCGGGCACATTTTCGTGACAGACCTCACCACGAATGAAAATGATTGCAGTTAATTACCATAAAATAGTGACACTCATCACACTAACAAGTTATATCGTTTACTACTGCACAAAAGATAGCCCGTTTCGGGCACTGTGAATTGTTAACTTGAGGTCTATATTTATTTGCACCAACGGGTACGGAGAATACCATGACTCAAAAAACGAATTTTGCACCTGCCGCCGCCCCTCTCGCGTCAACCATCGTTTCAACGTCTGAAGACGCTATCACGGCAGGCGAAACCTCGATCCCTTCCCAGGGTGAAAACATGCCCGCTTATCACGCGCGTCCAAAGGGCGTGGACGGGCCTTTGCCGATCGTCATTGTGGTTCAGGAGATTTTTGGCGTTCACGAACATATTCGGGACGTCTGCCGCCGCCTGGCGCTGGAGGGGTATCTGGCCGTCGCGCCGGAGCTGTACTTCCGCCAGGGCGACCCCAATGAATACAGCGATATCCCCACGCTGTTCAGCAATCTGGTTAGCAAAGTACCCGATGCGCAGGTGCTGGCCGATCTCGATCATGTCGCCAGTTGGGCGGCGCGTAACGGCGGCGATGCGCATCGGCTAATGGTCACGGGCTTCTGCTGGGGCGGACGCATCACCTGGCTTTATGCCGCACACAATCCGCAACTGAAAGCCGCCGTGGCCTGGTATGGCAAGCTGGTTGGCGAGAAAACGCTGAATTCACCTAAGCATCCGGTGGATATCGCGGTCGATCTCAATGCGCCCGTTCTTGGGCTTTACGGTGGCGAAGATACGGGCATTTCGCTGGAGAGCGTCGAGACGATGCGGCAGGCGCTGCGTGCCGCGAATGCCAAAGCAGAAATCGTGGTTTATCCGGAGGCGGGCCATGCGTTTAACGCCGATTATCGCCCAAGCTATCACGAAGAATCGGCCAAAGACGGCTGGCAGCGAATGCTGGCGTGGTTCCGGCAGTATGGCGCGAAAAAGGGTTAAGCCGCTCACAATTTAACGTACGAAGCACAACGGTTGATTGACTTTGAAACAGCTTTTGACCGATATAAAAAGCACAGGCGTGTAACTACGATCCGTAGGCAAGACCTGAAGCCCATTTCTCCTCCCCGGGGGAAATGGGCTTCAGGTCTTTTTTTTTGCTCTGGAGACAGGGGCCAGACATGAATCATTTGCAGACAGCACTGGACGTCATCGCCCATGTGGGTGGCGCTGAGAATATCGAACATATCGAGCATTGCTCTACCCGCTTGCGGTTGAGCCTGTACGACAACGGTAAAGTGAATGAAACCGCGCTGGCGAAAATTGACGGTGTGCTGGGCGTGCGCGTCAACGTGCAGTGCCAGGTGATTATCGGGCATGAAGTGGTTCAGGTTTACGAAGCGGTGCGGTCTCTGGTCGGCACGCCGCAGGGCAATACCCAGCCACACGCCAATAAACCCAACCGTTGGGCGCAAATCGTCGATTTTGTGATTAGTGTTTTCCAGCCTTTGGTCCCCGCGATTGCCGGCGGCGGTGTACTGAAATCACTGCTGCTGTTGCTGGATGTCGTGGGCTGGCTCAGCCGCGACAGCTCCACTTACAAAGTGCTGGATAATATCGGCTCTGCCCCACTCTATTTCCTGCCGATCCTTGTCGCTATCACGACCGCGACAAAGCTCAAGGTCAACGTGCTGGTTGCCGTCTCAGCCGTTGCGGTTATGGTGTTACCGGCGATGACCAAACAGCTGGCCGATGGCGCGGAATTCATGTCGTTCGATCTGCGCAACGTGGCCTACGCCTCACAGGTCTTCCCGGCTATTCTATGCGTGCTGTTTTATGCGCAGACGGAAAAGTTTTTTAATCGTTACTCACCCGGCGCGCTGCGTATTTTCCTTTCACCGATGCTGTCGTTGCTGGCCACGGTTCCCGTCACGCTGCTGATTTTAGGGCCTTTGGGCTATGAACTGGGCGCAGGCCTGGCGACGGTCATTCTGTGGCTTTACGGGAAACTCGGTTTTGTGGCAACAGGATTGCTCGCCGCCGCGCTGCCGTTTATGGTCGCGGCCGGAATGCACAAACCGATGCTGCCCTATGCCGTGGCATCCATGAGCCAGTTTGGCCGCGAACTGCTGTATCTCCCCGCATCGCTGGCGCACAACATTGCTGAATCTGGCGCATGCCTGGCGATTGCGCTTAAAAGCAAAGACAAGGTGCTGAAATCGACCGCGTTTTCAGCGGGCATTTCCGCGCTGTTTGGCATTACTGAACCCGCGCTTTACGGCGTCACGCTGCTGAATAAAAAAGCGCTCTACAGCGTGATCCTCGGCAGCATCGTGGGCGGCGCTTTTATCGGCTGGATGGCGGTTGAAGCCTTTGCGATTGTGGGTCCTGGCCTTGCCAGTATCTCCATGTTCGTCTCGCCAGATAACCCGCTCAACATCCTCTGGGCGTTTGCCGGAGCGGGTCTGTCATTCGCCATCGCGTTTATCAGTGCCCTGCTGCTGTGGCGCGATAAAGTCACTGAGCAAACCGACGAACTGACGTTCACGCGTCCGATTGAAGGGCAAATCATTCCGCTGGAAAACGTGAACGACGATGTTTTCTCCCGCAAAATCATGGGTGACGGCATCGCGATTGTCCCCTCTCAAGGCGTGCTGCGTGCCCCGGCGGACGGCACCATCGTTAACGTGTTTGAAAGCGGCCACGCGCTGAGTCTTCTCACCGACGCGGGTGTAGAACTGATTTTCCACATCGGAATCGACACCATCAAGCTGCAAGGCGAAGGGTTTTCCCCCAAGGTTCAGGAAGGCCAGCACGTGAAAAGCGGCGAAACGCTGATTGAATTTTCTCTTGATACCCTCACCGCAGCAGGTCTCGATCCGGTGGTGATAATGGTGGTGACGAACGGCGAACGTTTCTCGCTCACGCCACATAGCTACGACGACAAAAATCCAAATCCTCACATCATCATGACGCTAAAGGAGTCCGTGTAATGGATAAATCCCTCCCGTTCCCGCAAGGTTTTTTATGGGGCGGCGCAATTGCCGCTAATCAGGCCGAAGGCGCGTGGAACGTTGATGGCAAAGGGCCGTCGGTGGCGGATGCCATCACCTGGAAACCCAATCTGTCGCTGAAAGATTATGATGGCCATATGGCGCTGACGGATGAAAATATTCAGGATGCGTTTGAAGGCAAAAACGACAAACTTTACCCAAAACGTCGCGGCATCGATTTCTATCACCACTATAAAGACGATATCGCGCTGTTCGCCGAAATGGGCTTTAAAGTCCTGCGTGTGTCCATCGCCTGGTCGCGTATTTTCCCAGATGGTGAAGACGCTGCACCGAATGAAGCAGGCCTGCAATTTTACGAAGAGATGTTCCGCGAACTGCGTCGCCATAACATCGAGCCGCTGGTGACGCTGTCCCATTACGAGATGCCGCTGGCGCTCAGCGAGCGATATAACGGCTGGGTACACCGCAACGTGCTGGACGCGTTTGTGCGATTCAGTAATGTCTGTTTCGACCGCTATAAAGATCTGGTGCGCTACTGGCTCACGTTTAACGAAATCGACAGCATCCACCGCCACCCGTTTACCACCGCCGGTATCCGCGAAGAGAAATGTGCGCCGGGCAAAGCGCAACAGGATATTTATCAAGGGCTGCATCATCAGTTTGTCGCCTCGGCGCTGGTGACGCGTGACTGCCACGCCAAAATTCCCGGCAGCCAGGTGGGCTGTATGCTCACCAAACTCACCACCT
Coding sequences within it:
- the ubiE_2 gene encoding ubiquinone/menaquinone biosynthesis methyltransferase translates to MVDDSQDTTHFGFQTVAKAQKADMVAHVFHSVAAKYDVMNDLMSFGIHRLWKRFTIDCSGVRRGQTVLDLAGGTGDLTAKFSRMVGDTGRVVLADINDSMLKMGA
- the bglH_3 gene encoding glycoside hydrolase family protein is translated as MDKSLPFPQGFLWGGAIAANQAEGAWNVDGKGPSVADAITWKPNLSLKDYDGHMALTDENIQDAFEGKNDKLYPKRRGIDFYHHYKDDIALFAEMGFKVLRVSIAWSRIFPDGEDAAPNEAGLQFYEEMFRELRRHNIEPLVTLSHYEMPLALSERYNGWVHRNVLDAFVRFSNVCFDRYKDLVRYWLTFNEIDSIHRHPFTTAGIREEKCAPGKAQQDIYQGLHHQFVASALVTRDCHAKIPGSQVGCMLTKLTTYPHSCRPEDVEATLKKNLENYFYADVQVFGEYPPLILRDLASRDIQIDMQADDQRILKENTVDFVSFSYYMSLTESTQPDVERIPGNTILGVKNPYLPASEWGWQIDPVGLKISLLELYDRYQKPLFIVENGLGAKDIVENGKIHDSYRIDYFRAHFEQTLAAINEGVDVMGFTTWGCIDIISAGTSQMSKRYGFIYVDQDDEGNGTLKRLKKDSFEWYQKVIASNGADMR
- the ubiE_1 gene encoding ubiquinone/menaquinone biosynthesis methyltransferase, with amino-acid sequence MYRVLKPGGRLLVLEFSKPIIEPLSKAYDAYSFHVLPRIGEMVANDGESYRYLAESIRMHPDQDTLKAMMQDAGLENVEYFNLTAGVVALHRGYKF
- the clcD_2 gene encoding carboxymethylenebutenolidase — its product is MTQKTNFAPAAAPLASTIVSTSEDAITAGETSIPSQGENMPAYHARPKGVDGPLPIVIVVQEIFGVHEHIRDVCRRLALEGYLAVAPELYFRQGDPNEYSDIPTLFSNLVSKVPDAQVLADLDHVASWAARNGGDAHRLMVTGFCWGGRITWLYAAHNPQLKAAVAWYGKLVGEKTLNSPKHPVDIAVDLNAPVLGLYGGEDTGISLESVETMRQALRAANAKAEIVVYPEAGHAFNADYRPSYHEESAKDGWQRMLAWFRQYGAKKG
- the rmuC_3 gene encoding DNA recombination protein RmuC, producing the protein MQDSFGQESRERHTLAHEIRNLQQLNAQMAQEAVNLTRALKGDNKTQGNWGEVVLTRVLEASGLREGYEYETQVSIETDTRSRMQPDVIVRLPQGKDVVIDAKMTLVAYERYFNAEDDFTRESALQEHIASVRNHIRLLGRKDYQQLPGLRSLDYVLMFIPVEPAFLLALDRQPELITEALKNNIMLVSPTTLLVALRTIANLWRYEHQSRNAQQIADRASKLYDKMRLFVDDMTSVGQSLDRAQDNYRQAMKKLSSGRGNLLSQAEAFRSLGVEVKREINPELAEQATAQDEEYRLRDGVNEQNTDNQDNDLAAQASSETQANRFFQGG
- the udp gene encoding uridine phosphorylase, which gives rise to MSKSDVFHLGLTKNDLQGATLAIVPGDPERVEKIAALMDKPVKLAAHREFTTWRAELDGKAVIVCSTGIGGPSTSIAVEELAQLGIRTFLRIGTTGAIQPHINVGDVLVTTASVRLDGASLHFAPMEYPAVADFECTTALVEAAKSVGATTHIGVTASSDTFYPGQERYDTFSGRVVNRFKGSMEEWQSMGVMNYEMESATLLTMCASQGLRAGMVAGVIVNRTQQEIPNAETMKKTESHAVKIVVEAARRLI
- the rmuC_4 gene encoding DNA recombination protein RmuC, whose product is MDISVLIYAVIALVGAGVGWLMSSYQHAQHKADQLADREEMVAELSAAKQQLTQSAHWREECELLNNELRNLRDINTSLEADLREVTTRLESTQLHAEDKIRQMINSEQRLSEQFENLANRIFEQSNRRVDEQNRQSLNGLLTPPS
- the yigP gene encoding protein YigP produces the protein MPIKPLVTAGIENVLNTFLYRSPALKTARQRLNGKVLRIVLKEFSTPLVLVFSERQLDVLGEWEGEADCSVITHMSVLPKLRDRQQLTALIRSGELEVEGDLQVVQNFVALADLAEFDPAELLAPYIGDIAAESISKVLRGGSSFLRKGLQRQQRYVAEVITEEWRMAPGTLELAWFAEETSAVERAVDALTKRLEKLEGK
- the bglF_4 gene encoding PTS system beta-glucoside-specific transporter subunit IIABC, whose product is MNHLQTALDVIAHVGGAENIEHIEHCSTRLRLSLYDNGKVNETALAKIDGVLGVRVNVQCQVIIGHEVVQVYEAVRSLVGTPQGNTQPHANKPNRWAQIVDFVISVFQPLVPAIAGGGVLKSLLLLLDVVGWLSRDSSTYKVLDNIGSAPLYFLPILVAITTATKLKVNVLVAVSAVAVMVLPAMTKQLADGAEFMSFDLRNVAYASQVFPAILCVLFYAQTEKFFNRYSPGALRIFLSPMLSLLATVPVTLLILGPLGYELGAGLATVILWLYGKLGFVATGLLAAALPFMVAAGMHKPMLPYAVASMSQFGRELLYLPASLAHNIAESGACLAIALKSKDKVLKSTAFSAGISALFGITEPALYGVTLLNKKALYSVILGSIVGGAFIGWMAVEAFAIVGPGLASISMFVSPDNPLNILWAFAGAGLSFAIAFISALLLWRDKVTEQTDELTFTRPIEGQIIPLENVNDDVFSRKIMGDGIAIVPSQGVLRAPADGTIVNVFESGHALSLLTDAGVELIFHIGIDTIKLQGEGFSPKVQEGQHVKSGETLIEFSLDTLTAAGLDPVVIMVVTNGERFSLTPHSYDDKNPNPHIIMTLKESV
- the ubiB gene encoding ubiquinone biosynthesis protein UbiB, with the protein product MTPGEIRRLYFIVRTFLSYGLDELIPKMRITLPLRIWRRMLFWMPNRHKDKLLGERLRLALQELGPVWIKFGQMLSTRRDLFPPQIADQLALLQDRVAPFDGARAKQQIEEAMGNIPVETWFDDFDIKPLASASIAQVHTARLKENGKEIVIKVIRPDILPVIKADMKLIYRLARWVPRLLPDGRRLRPLEVVREYEKTLIDELNLLRESANAIQLRRNFENSSMLYVPEVYSDYCSQDMMVMERIYGIPVSDIVALENQGTNMKLLAERGVQVFFTQVFRDSFFHADMHPGNIFVSYEHPEDPKYIGIDCGIVGSLNKEDKRYLAENFIAFFNRDYRKVAELHVDSGWVPPDTNVEEFEFAIRTVCEPIFEKPLSEISFGHVLLNLFNTARRFNMEVQPQLVLLQKTLLYVEGVGRQLYPQLDLWKTAKPFLESWIKDQVGLPALVRSFKEKAPFWIEKMPEIPELIYDSLRHSKNLQHSMDKITRELQSNRVRQGQSRYLFGIGATLLLSGTLLLINRPDWQMMPAWLMAGGLVVWLIGWRKTR